The genomic region ACCGCAGAAATCAGTTTTCTCAGCCAAGTCCGGCGAGGGCAGATTTACGCTGAAAAATCCGTTCGCCTTAATACCGGTGGTTGTATAATGCGTTTCTTTTAAAGAAACATACAGCATCGGCTCCAAATTCACTACCCCGCAAGCGCCAACTGTACAATAATTGGGTCTGCCGCTAACATCTGCGCCTACGAGGATAGTTGGAAAAGGCATAGCGGGCCTGTTTGACATTTTTATTTTTTTCAGTTTAAATACCTCCCTTACAGGTTTAGTATCTACGGTTTTGATCGGTAATATTGGGCTTTCGCAGACATTATGCTCGAGGCGGAACTAACCGACTGCCCGGTTTCTTTATTATTTCACTGAGAAATTGAAATATCCTTTGACCAGCCTTTTAAGTAATAATTCATAGCTAATTTACCGGAAGCAAGAGGTCTCACCTGTAAAAATTGCCGGGAGATTGAGTGCGAAAGGAAACGCCGACTAGGTTGATTTGGATAATCATCTTAGTCGGCTTTATTTCCACTGAATTTAGAAGAAATTACCAAGTCCGTCGAGATTTACACAGAACGTATGTTCTGGTATTATGTATATTGAGGTGGATAGTGATGAGCGAACACACGATAGATTTACTGAGTATTCCTATTTATCGGCAGATGGCTCGGATAGTTTATGTCGACCGGTGTATGGTAAAGTGGGCGGGAATGCTTCTGTCTGAGCACAACGAGCAGATGAAAGAGAAAGAAGACAAAAGCGATGGGGCTCGTTGATTTTTCCCGCTTTCCCCGCAGAAGCGTATTGTGCATCGACGTAAAATCATTCTTTGCGTCCGTAGAAGCGGTTCGGCGGGGGCTTGATCCGCTGGAAGCCTATATTGTTGTAGTATCGGATGTAAGAAGAACCGGTGCGATCGTACTGGCCAGCAGCCCGAAGGTTAAACTGGAATATAATATCAAGACCGGAAATCGACTCTTTGAAATTCCCAGGCATTCGCCGATTATGGTAGTAGAGCCCAATATGGCGCTGTATATCAAGATGAACCAGGCAATACAGAATATATTCCGCCGATTCGTAGCAGATGAAGATCTACACGTTTATAGCATTGATGAATCCATATTGGATGTTACCGCATCGCTAAATTTGTTTGGACCCGCAGAGGCAATTGCAAAAGCTATCTTAAAGACGGTGAAGAATGAGCTGGGTCTTATTGTGACTGTAGGCATTGGCGATAATCCGCTTTTGGCAAAGCTGGCGCTGGATAACGAAGCTAAAAAGCGTCCGCCGTGGCTTGCAAAATGGACGTATGAGACGGTGCCGGAAACGGTATGGAAAATACAGCCGCTGACTAAGTTTTGGGGCATATCCAGAGGATATGATGAGAAACTCAAGCGAATGGGCATTTACACGATTGAGGGACTGGCTCACACCAATCCAGTGTGGCTGCAGAAAACTCTAGGCGTAATGGGATTGCAGCTATATTACCATGCATGGGGCTTGGATGCTAGCATCATTAGCCAGAAGGAACGACCGAAAAGTAAATCCTATAGTAAGAACCAGATATTGATGCGGGATTACTATGAAAAAGCAGAAATTCTAATGATCATCAAGGAAATGGTAGGAGATGTATGCACTAGGCTGCGTAAGCACCAGGAAAAATGCCAAGAGGTATATTTGGGAATAGGATACTCGGATAGGAATTTTAACTTGGGTTTTACTGCACGAATTAAGCTAATTCGCCCAGAACACTCAACAGATATCATTAGTGAAGCGGCACGCCAGGAGTTTAGTAAGCGGTGGCAGGGTGAAGCGGTACGATCGGTAAATATTACTGCTGGGAAAATCGTGTCGCAAGGCTATGAGCAGTTGGAACTGTTTTTTGAAGGCGAAGAAAAGAACCATGCCATAGATAGAGTAGTAGATGATCTTCGGAAGCGATTTGGTAAAAAAACGATCTTTTATGCTGGATCGATGGCTGGTGGAACCTTTCTTGAACGGGCGGATTATGTGGGTGGACATAAAGGGAAAAGTGAATGATGTAAAATGTTGTTGGAGCGTTTCACAAGCACTTTTTTTGAAAAAACGTGTTGTGAAACGCTATTTTTTCGTGAAGTCTTGAAATCAAAGGTTAGGCCACGCTATAATTCTCACATCAGGATCGGCCCTCCAGAGCGGTTTAAGACCGACTAATACGTCGTTTTTAAACATCTCGCTGGTTAAGCCTGAGCGTGGTACATGCGGTCAAAACCGTACTTATTTCAATAATTTCAAAAAAAATTTTGAGGCTTAAACAAGCTATGGATGTCGCTGCTTCCTAAAAATGACACCCTATAGTGTCGTGTAGCGTATTTATAACTAAGAAATCTGAATGGAAGAGGAGTAAATGGAATGAATCAGTACGATGTTGTAGTAATCGGATCAGGTTCTGCCAATATTGTCTTAGATGCAGCCCTTGAGCAAGGATTAAAATGCGCTATGATAGAAAAAGGACGATTTGGGGGGACGTGCTTAACTCGCGGCTGTATTCCTACTAAGGTAATGGTTACGGCTGCAGACTATATCAGGGAAATCGATGGATTGTCGAAGATCGGTGTCGATGTAGCTCCGGCAAGCATGAACTGGGAGACAGTTTCCCGGCGCGTATGGCAGAAAATAGAGGAAAGCAATGATGTTTTAACCTATTTTAAGGCAATGAAAAATCTGGATGTCTATCAGGGAATTGGTTATTTTACCAGAGAAAAGGTATTACAGGTAGCGTTAAATGATGGTACCCTATCAGAAGAGTTTACAGCCGACAAAATCTTCATTGCCGTTGGGTCGCGAACGAATGTACCTTCATTTGATGGTTTGGAAGAGGCTGGTTATGTAACCTCTGAAACGCTATTTGGTGATAAGTATCCTAAAAAACCATATAAAAGTTTAGTCATTCTTGGCGGTGGTCCTATTGGGACCGAATTTGCTCATGTATTCGCCGCTGCAGGTACGCAAGTTACTTTGGTACAGCGCAATATTCGCCTCTTGATTAAGGAAGATGAAGAAATCTCTGCCAAAATTTTAAAGGACCTTCGCAGGCTTGGTATTAATGTATTGTTAAATCAACTACCAACTGCTGTAAGGGTAGAAAATGGTGAAAAAGTTCTAACCTTTTCTGACAAAATAACTAGTGAAACTTGCGAAGTCCGAGCAGAAGAAATTTTGCTCGCATCGGGAATACGCCCAAACACGGACCTTTTACACTTGGAAAACACAAGCATCATAACCGATAGCCGGGGGTGGATTCATACGAATGAGTTCCTGGAGACAAATGTTGATGGTATCTGGGCATTTGGTGATGTAAATGGTGAAGCTCCATTCCGACATAAAGCAAATTATGAAGCTGAGATAGTCACTTACAACTTGTTTGGCGAGCACAAACAACAAGACTGGCGTTGGGCTCGTTATGATTTGGTACCCGTTGTAACCTTCACGCATCCTGAAGTTGCTCATGTGGGCTTGACAGAGCAGCAGGCCATTCAGTTAGGCTATGAAATAGTAACGGCCAAACATCACTATTCATCGACCGCCAAAGGATTTGCCCTTGGATTTGATCCAGGAGACGAGCATGATGGATTTGTTAAAATTGTGGTGGATAAAAAAACAAACGCTATTCTAGGAATCCATTTAATCGGGCCACAAGCGTCTATTTTACTCCAACCATTTATTAATCTTATGAATGCCGGTGAAACTAAACTTACACCGATCAATGAACATATTGCATCTAAGGCGGTAAAAGAACTGCGAGCCTCCAGAATGACTCGCTATTTAGATCCGCATTCCGTGAAAAGTATAGGCGAAACAATGACTCCACACCCTTCGTTATCTGAAGTAATTATGTGGGTAGAATATTACCTAAAGGGAAACCAATAAAACATACCAAAAGCTAACACGATCCTCTTTCAATGAAGGGGTCGGAACATTTCGCGTATTAGTATTATGTTTTTGTCCCGGCTCACGTGGAGTGTTGCCTTTGGCTGAAAAGAAAACACAACCCGTAAGGCCAGGCATTGCCTGGCCTTACGGGTTGTGGGGAAATATGAAAAGTATATTCATTGACAACACTGTTATAAGCTGATAGTCTAACATTAAACAGGAGATGATCTGATGAATATTAAATTTAAAAGTGTGCAATCCCAAAAATTGGGCGATCAAATCATTCAGCAACTCCAGGAAAAAATTTCGTTAGGAGAACTGCAACCTGGTGATAAAATGCCTACTGAGCCCGAACTCATGAGCATGTTTGGCGTAGGCCGTTCTACAATCCGAGAAGCAGTAAGAGTTTTAGTAAAAGCCGGTCTTCTTGAAGTTCGTCAAGGAGATGGGACGTATGTACTTGATAAAACGATTAATTCGGAGCCATTGGAACATCGCTTGCGGCGGGCAGCAATATTGGAAGTGTATGAAGTTCGCCGTATTCTTGAACTGGAAATAGCCAAGCTGGCTGCTCTGCGCCGAACGGAAGATGATCTTATTCATATGCGCGAAAGTCTGAATAAGAGACGCGAAGCAAGACGTATAGACGATAATCGCGCCTATGTTGATAGCGATCTTGCCTTTCATCTTGCCGTCGCTGCCGCGAGTAAGAATAGTGTGCTTGCCGATTTATACTTCAGTTTTTCTAACGCATTGCGGGATGCCTTGGACAAGTTGATTTCAGACCGGGAGCTATATCAAAACCAGATTTCCATCCATGAACAGTTATTAGATGCCATTGAACGTAAAGATGGACAGGCGGCTGAATATTGGACTGCGGAGAATCTGGACCGAACAACGAGAAGTTTAGAAGCACTATTACGATAGTGATTTTATGATATTAAACATCAGATGATAAGATGAAAAACGAGGTGCAAAAATGAAAAATCGTTTTCTTTGGTTGCTGTCTGCAGGACATTTATTCACTGATTTAAATCAAGGTGCTTTGCCAGCCATATTACCTTTTTTGATAGCGGAGTACAATTTGAGCTACGCTGCCGCTGCGGGACTTGTCTTTGCGGCAAGTTTTGTTTCTTCTATTATACAGCCTTTCTTTGGATATCTTGCCGATAAAAGTTCAAAACTTTGGCTTATACCGGGTGGTATTCTGTTAGCTGGCTGTGGATTAGCAACTGTAGGTTTTCTCTCAAATTACTGGTTGATTTTTGCGGCCGTAACGGTTAGCGGGATCGGAATCGCAGCATTTCATCCGGAGGCGGCGCGAATGGCCAATAAAGTTTCCGGTGAAAAAAAGGGAACTGGTATCAGTATTTTTTCCGTCGGAGGCAATGCAGGATTTGCTTTAGGCCCGGTTATCGCCACAGCTTCGCTGCTGTTATGGGGTTTGAAAGGGACTCTGATTCTGATTGTGCCTGCAGCTATCATGGCGGTAATCACAGCCTCCCAGGCAGGCAAATTGCATGAGTTTCAAAAGCTTGCCCAAAAAGCAGGGGGTATTAGGAATGAGGCAGAGGAGAAGGAGGAATGGGCCCCTTTTTCCAGACTCACAGTAGTCTTATTTTGCCGTTCGATCATGTTTTATAGCCTGAATACTTTTTTGCCGCTATACTGGATCAACATACTTCAGCAATCCAAAGCAACCGGCGGCTCTGCGTTAACTATTTTATTTACGGTCGGGGCAATAAGTACTCTATTTGGCGGGCAACTGTCAGACCGTTTTGGTTATACGACGATCATCCGGATTGGATTTGTTGTGCTGCTTCCCTTCTTAATGGTCTTTAACATGGTTAGCAATGTTTCTTTAGCAACATTACTGCTCATTCCTATAGGCGTGGCTCTGTTTGCACCTAACAGCCCAATGACGGTTCTGGGACAAAAGTATCTTCCCAACCGGCTTGGTTTAGCTTCAGGAGTTACGCTGGGGCTGGCAGTAAGTGTGGGAGGGATAGCCGCGCCGGCGTTAGGGTGGTTTGCAGACAATTATGGATTGCCACACGCCATGCAATTAGTTACTTATTTGTCGATAGTATCGGCAGTTATGGCTTTTACTCTACCCGTTCCTCAGTCGGACACAAATACAGCCGGAAAATCTTCCGTTTAAGGATGATATCTAAGGGATAATGCGTTATGCAATGCTCCGACTGAATTTGTAGAAGCATTTATTATTGCTTTAAAAATTTTAAAGGATGTCAACTTGCAATGAAAATGGTATTTGACGTATTTTCAGCGCTTTAGTTTTGCTACACAGGATAGATAGTGTAAGAATTTCTTTCACGTCGTAGGTAAAAATATCTGCGGCGTTTCTTTTTTGCCGGGCAATAATTGGCAAAAAGCAGGGCGTATCAGTAATAGCAAAAAAGAAACTTTCTGCGAATCATAAAATATTGTGGGCAGGGGTTATAGTGTTTTGCGTTGAATTTTTTTTAATACATTTTGCATAATCGCTAATATCATGAAAGGGTAATATACATCATGAAAAAGCATTTAAATTTATTTTTTCCTCAATGGCAAGGTGGAGGCCCAGACCGGTCAACCTATGATGGAGCGTTGGAATTAAAAAAGCTTTATTTTAAAGAAATAAAGTTTTCAGAAGTAGAAGTCAGTACGGAAGACATCGACAAATCTAATAATATCATTATCGGGTATACAGAAATTCTCAAACAGCTAAAGAGAGCAAAGAAGTCAATAGCCCGAAAATTACCAGAGACGATATTTACCGTTGGCGGAGGCTGTGACGCTGATGTTGCATCTATTGCCTACTTAAATGATAAGATGCGAGGCGATCTGACGGTATTATGGCTTGATGCTCATGGGGATATGAATACGCATGAAACATCTGCTAGCAAATATTTTTATGGAATGCCCTTAAGAACTTTGCTTGGAGAGGGTGAGGAAACAATCGTAAAACTGGTTTCCCCAAGCCTGCTGCCTTCACAAGTGATAATGTTAGGAATTCGCGATTTGGATGAGGCCGAAAAAGAATATATTACCGCTCAGAACATAAGCGTATTTACCGTACAGGATATGGAGCAAAGGGTGGATTCGGTTATTGAAACGGTTAAAACAAAGGGGCATCGGAGTATTTATATCCATATAGATTTGGACGTGCTTGATTTTGAAGAGTTTCCACATGTCCCGGTTCCAGTACCTGCTGGGTTGAAAGTTAATACTTTTAAGGAGTTATTAAAGAAACTTGATAAGGAATTTAAGCTTGTTGGTCTGGGGCTTTTTGAATATCAGCCTTCTGGACAGACGATAGAATTGATCGAAGACATTATAAAAATTGGAGTTAAGTTATAGAAAAAACTTGGTACAAGCGGTGCTGTGCTGCCGTCAAGGGTGAGAACACAGAATTTTTATAAATAAATATGATTTGTACATTATTTATGTTTGCCATTTTTATGAGTAAAAAGCCAAACTCCTGAGTTTCAGGGGTTTGGCTTTTTAGCCACTAGTCCCTGAACTGGCTTTCTCTATAAGAAGGCCAGTTTAGTTTTTTTGTATGAGACATTAATTATCTAATAGTTTTGTCTACTTAATTTTATTGCAAAGCGCAAAAGTTTTCTTGACTTGGAGTTTGCTCCAAGTGATAAGCTGAAGGAGACAAATAATAATACAGCAGTTATGAAAGGAGCAAATGTATGGCAATTACGGAGTTTTCCAAGAAGTATCACGAAAGAATGTTTCCAGGATATGTATCTGAATTTTTAGAAACAGATCCGGAATTTATTGAGCGATTTGACAACTTTGCTTTTGATGAAGTGGTAAATAGTGATGACTTGGATGATCGCACGCGTATGATAGCGATTCTGGCAACACTTGTTGGTGCGCAGTGCGTGAATGAATACAAGGCGATGATGAAGGCAGCTCTAAATTTCGGTGTCACTCCGGTTGAAATAAAAGAGGTGGTATATCAGGCGGTCGCCTATCTTGGCATTGGAAGGGTATTTGATTTCTTACATGCTACTAATGATGTATTGACAGAAAAAGACATCCGGTTGCCACTGGAAGGGCAGGCAACCACAACGACAGAAAACCGTCTGGAAATAGGTATTCAGGCGCAGGTAGACGTTTTCGGTCCTCAAATGGCAGATTTTTATAAATCAGGACCGGAGGAATCACGTCATATCAATCACTGGCTGGCGGGTAACTGCTTTGGCGATTATTACACCCGTACAGGTCTTGATTATAAAATGCGTGAGGTGATTACTTTTTGTTTTTTATCTGCCCAGGGTGGCTGTGAACCGCAGCTTACCAGCCACGCAGCCGCCAATATGCGTATCGGCAATGACAAGCAATTTTTAATTAAAATCATATCCCAGTGTCTGCCGTATATCGGATATCCAAGAAGCCTGAATGCGCTTCGCTGTGTCAATGAAGCGGCAGCCCGGATGGGGGAAAATAGGTAAAAAATTATATAGATAAAAGATGATCAAGTGGAAAGAACAGGAGGCACGTATATGAGTAAAACAACGGATTTAAGTAAGGGAGCAATTTTTTCTATCGGAGATAAACTGCCGGAAAAGTTCAGCCAATATTTTATTGGTCAGGCATATTTGAACATGTTAACTACGACGGGGGTTCCCATTGGAAACGTAACTTTTGAACCGGGCTGCCGGAACAACTGGCATATTCATCATAAGGGCGGGCAAATTCTGTTAGTAACAGGCGGCCGGGGCTATTACCAGGAATGGGGAAAAGAAGCCATTGAACTGCATCCGGGAGATGTGGTAAATATTCCACCGGAAGCAAAACACTGGCATGGAGCAGCCTGCGACAGCTGGTTTTCCCATCTGGCGGTGGAAGTGCCGGCAGATGGTAGTTCCAACGAATGGCTGGAACCGGTGGATGACAAAGCGTACGGCAAGCTGAAATAAGCGGGAGGTGCACCCATGGACAGACCGT from Propionispora vibrioides harbors:
- a CDS encoding Y-family DNA polymerase — encoded protein: MGLVDFSRFPRRSVLCIDVKSFFASVEAVRRGLDPLEAYIVVVSDVRRTGAIVLASSPKVKLEYNIKTGNRLFEIPRHSPIMVVEPNMALYIKMNQAIQNIFRRFVADEDLHVYSIDESILDVTASLNLFGPAEAIAKAILKTVKNELGLIVTVGIGDNPLLAKLALDNEAKKRPPWLAKWTYETVPETVWKIQPLTKFWGISRGYDEKLKRMGIYTIEGLAHTNPVWLQKTLGVMGLQLYYHAWGLDASIISQKERPKSKSYSKNQILMRDYYEKAEILMIIKEMVGDVCTRLRKHQEKCQEVYLGIGYSDRNFNLGFTARIKLIRPEHSTDIISEAARQEFSKRWQGEAVRSVNITAGKIVSQGYEQLELFFEGEEKNHAIDRVVDDLRKRFGKKTIFYAGSMAGGTFLERADYVGGHKGKSE
- a CDS encoding dihydrolipoyl dehydrogenase family protein, encoding MNQYDVVVIGSGSANIVLDAALEQGLKCAMIEKGRFGGTCLTRGCIPTKVMVTAADYIREIDGLSKIGVDVAPASMNWETVSRRVWQKIEESNDVLTYFKAMKNLDVYQGIGYFTREKVLQVALNDGTLSEEFTADKIFIAVGSRTNVPSFDGLEEAGYVTSETLFGDKYPKKPYKSLVILGGGPIGTEFAHVFAAAGTQVTLVQRNIRLLIKEDEEISAKILKDLRRLGINVLLNQLPTAVRVENGEKVLTFSDKITSETCEVRAEEILLASGIRPNTDLLHLENTSIITDSRGWIHTNEFLETNVDGIWAFGDVNGEAPFRHKANYEAEIVTYNLFGEHKQQDWRWARYDLVPVVTFTHPEVAHVGLTEQQAIQLGYEIVTAKHHYSSTAKGFALGFDPGDEHDGFVKIVVDKKTNAILGIHLIGPQASILLQPFINLMNAGETKLTPINEHIASKAVKELRASRMTRYLDPHSVKSIGETMTPHPSLSEVIMWVEYYLKGNQ
- a CDS encoding FadR/GntR family transcriptional regulator — protein: MNIKFKSVQSQKLGDQIIQQLQEKISLGELQPGDKMPTEPELMSMFGVGRSTIREAVRVLVKAGLLEVRQGDGTYVLDKTINSEPLEHRLRRAAILEVYEVRRILELEIAKLAALRRTEDDLIHMRESLNKRREARRIDDNRAYVDSDLAFHLAVAAASKNSVLADLYFSFSNALRDALDKLISDRELYQNQISIHEQLLDAIERKDGQAAEYWTAENLDRTTRSLEALLR
- a CDS encoding MFS transporter, which encodes MKNRFLWLLSAGHLFTDLNQGALPAILPFLIAEYNLSYAAAAGLVFAASFVSSIIQPFFGYLADKSSKLWLIPGGILLAGCGLATVGFLSNYWLIFAAVTVSGIGIAAFHPEAARMANKVSGEKKGTGISIFSVGGNAGFALGPVIATASLLLWGLKGTLILIVPAAIMAVITASQAGKLHEFQKLAQKAGGIRNEAEEKEEWAPFSRLTVVLFCRSIMFYSLNTFLPLYWINILQQSKATGGSALTILFTVGAISTLFGGQLSDRFGYTTIIRIGFVVLLPFLMVFNMVSNVSLATLLLIPIGVALFAPNSPMTVLGQKYLPNRLGLASGVTLGLAVSVGGIAAPALGWFADNYGLPHAMQLVTYLSIVSAVMAFTLPVPQSDTNTAGKSSV
- a CDS encoding arginase family protein; amino-acid sequence: MKKHLNLFFPQWQGGGPDRSTYDGALELKKLYFKEIKFSEVEVSTEDIDKSNNIIIGYTEILKQLKRAKKSIARKLPETIFTVGGGCDADVASIAYLNDKMRGDLTVLWLDAHGDMNTHETSASKYFYGMPLRTLLGEGEETIVKLVSPSLLPSQVIMLGIRDLDEAEKEYITAQNISVFTVQDMEQRVDSVIETVKTKGHRSIYIHIDLDVLDFEEFPHVPVPVPAGLKVNTFKELLKKLDKEFKLVGLGLFEYQPSGQTIELIEDIIKIGVKL
- a CDS encoding carboxymuconolactone decarboxylase family protein, coding for MAITEFSKKYHERMFPGYVSEFLETDPEFIERFDNFAFDEVVNSDDLDDRTRMIAILATLVGAQCVNEYKAMMKAALNFGVTPVEIKEVVYQAVAYLGIGRVFDFLHATNDVLTEKDIRLPLEGQATTTTENRLEIGIQAQVDVFGPQMADFYKSGPEESRHINHWLAGNCFGDYYTRTGLDYKMREVITFCFLSAQGGCEPQLTSHAAANMRIGNDKQFLIKIISQCLPYIGYPRSLNALRCVNEAAARMGENR
- a CDS encoding cupin domain-containing protein, translated to MSKTTDLSKGAIFSIGDKLPEKFSQYFIGQAYLNMLTTTGVPIGNVTFEPGCRNNWHIHHKGGQILLVTGGRGYYQEWGKEAIELHPGDVVNIPPEAKHWHGAACDSWFSHLAVEVPADGSSNEWLEPVDDKAYGKLK